From the Thunnus albacares chromosome 24, fThuAlb1.1, whole genome shotgun sequence genome, one window contains:
- the LOC122976714 gene encoding putative methyltransferase DDB_G0268948 produces MTQSHSIQFKQFEKHRNMAVRLFEGKEHAAAYLRYRVAPQELISKIMSYVEKKTSKQFNLAVDVGCGSGQGTVLLAPYFTKVVGTDISGAQLEMALANSNPPNVSYRQCPAEELPFASGEVDLVTAMTAAHWFDRQRFLQEADRVLRPGGCLALLSYTMDMELEYRDVSNKLNDICKEFYAALLPFRDPYLASSPGKIYSDMFDSCSYPSKEWNDCLRISRTLPLNGYIGMVETFTSYQKLKQKDPVEAERLSNDIRNKLLSAMQVSSPDTEVSVVMKYFYWLACKP; encoded by the exons ATGACTCAGAGTCATAGTATTCAGTTTAAACAGTTTGAAAAGCACAGAAACATGGCTGTACGGCTCTTTGAGGGTAAAGAGCATGCAGCTGCTTACTTGCGGTACAGAGTGGCACCCCAAGAATTAATCAGCAAGATTATGAGCTACGTGGAGAAAAAG ACATCAAAACAATTCAACCTTGCAGTGGATGTGGGCTGTGGTTCGGGGCAAGGGACCGTCCTATTGGCTCCTTACTTCACCAAGGTGGTTGGAACAGACATTAGCGGCGCCCAGCTGGAGATGGCACTGGCTAATAGCAATCCACCGAATGTCTCATACAG GCAATGTCCAGCAGAGGAGCTACCGTTTGCTTCTGGTGAGGTGGACCTTGTGACAGCCATGACGGCGGCCCACTGGTTCGACCGCCAACGGTTCCTGCAGGAGGCTGACAGGGTGCTGAGGCCTGGAGGCTGCCTGGCCCTCCTGAGCTACACCATGGACATGGAGCTGGAGTACAGGGATGTCTCCAACAAGCTAAATGACATCTGTAAAGAG TTTTATGCTGCCCTCCTTCCTTTCCGAGATCCTTATCTGGCATCAAGCCCTGGGAAGATCTACTCAGACATGTTTGACTCCTGCTCGTACCCGAGCAAAGAGTG GAATGACTGTCTGCGGATTAGCAGAACCCTGCCACTGAATGGATACATTGGCATGGTGGAGACCTTCACCAGCTAccagaaactaaaacaaaaggACCCTGTTGAGGCTGAACGTCTCTCTAACGACATCAGGAACAA GTTGCTGTCTGCCATGCAGGTGTCTTCTCCCGACACAGAAGTCTCAGTGGTTATGAAGTATTTCTACTGGCTGGCGTGCAAACCTTGA
- the LOC122976715 gene encoding receptor activity-modifying protein 1-like — MALESASLLKAGLVLLMAAQVLPSVSACNRGGYEKTINDLCLEKFKVDLRGLDQDLWCSWPDTTEIYEGLTNCTFQEAMKMDCFWPNQIVDRFFMQIHQTYFHDCPLTGRLLHDPPISILAPFIAVPVLVTLLMTALVVWRSKRTKGVL; from the exons ATGGCTCTGGAGAGCGCGTCGCTCCTGAAGGCAGGGCTTGTGTTGTTGATGGCTG CTCAAGTCCTGCCATCAGTGAGTGCCTGCAACAGGGGTGGCTACGAGAAAACGATCAACGATCTTTGCTTAGAGAAGTTCAAAGTCGACTTGAGAGGACTGGACCAAGACCTGTGGTGCAGCTGGCCGGATACAACAGA GATCTATGAGGGTCTAACAAACTGCACCTTCCAGGAGGCCATGAAGATGGACTGCTTCTGGCCTAATCAGATAGTGGACCGCTTCTTCATGCAAATTCACCAGACATACTTCCACGACTGTCCTCTGACCGGCCGGCTCCTCCATGACCCGCCAATCAGCATCCTCGCCCCGTTCATTGCAGTGCCAGTATTGGTCACCCTGCTCATGACTGCTCTAGTGGTGTGGAGGAGTAAGCGCACAAAGGGAGTGCTGTAA